TATCGTGAAATTGGAATGATGTATAAACGCGGCGTGCCTTTTTCAAATGCTTGGCTTTTTTGGCAAGGAAATGAAATTGGCGCAAAATTTCCTGATGACGTGAAAGTGGCTCCCATTGCGGTTCCGGTGGGCTCGCAACTTTTGCACGCCGTTGGCATTGCTTGGGCTGCAAAATTAAAAGGTGAAAAACTTTCGGTGATTGCATGTTGTGGTGATGGAGCAACCAGCGAAGGTGAAGTGCACGAGGCTTTCAACTTTGCTGGCGTCTATCAACTTCCCATTGTATTTCTTGTTTCAAATAATCAGTTTGCCATTTCGGTTTCTCGAAAAAATCAAACCGCTTCAAAGACCATCGCGGAAAAGGCTTATGGCTATGGATATGCGGGCGTTCAAGTGGATGGCATGGACGCGCTTGCAATGCATGAAGCCACAACGCAAGCGCTTCATCATGCGCGTGCTGGAAATGGCCCGGTGTTACTTGAAGCACTCACCTATCGTTTGTGCGATCACACCACAGCTGACGATGCAAAAATTTATCAAGATCAATGTGAAAAAGAAAAGTGGATGGAAAAAGATGGCGTGAAAAGATTGAAAACATATCTCGAGCGCGAAAAAATATGGACAGCAGCAGATGAAGAAAACCTGCAAAGCCTTGCTACACAAGAAGTAGAGAAGACAGTAAAAGCATTGGAAGCATGCCCAGGTCAAACACCAGAAGAAATTTTTGGCCACACGTTTGAACAGATGACACCAAGGCTTGCAGAGCAGTTGGAAGATTTAAAACAATTTCATTCCTCCCCTTAGATTAAGGGGAGGTTAGGTGGGGTTATTGTTTCTACACTCAAAAACCGTAACTCCCCCAGCCCCTCTTAATCTAAGAGGGGAGAAAATAATTTGAAAGGTATTTATGCCGATACGAACAAATATCCAAGCTGTGAATGAAGCGCTTCACTTGGCGATGGAACGTGAAAAAAATATTGTGCTTTTGGGCGAAGATGTGGGCAAGTTGGGCGGAGTGTTTCGCGCAACGCAAGGCTTGCAAAAAACCTTCGGCGAAGATCGTGTTATGGACACACCGCTAGCAGAAGCAGGTATCATCGGTGCTTCCATTGGTTTGGCCATGAATGGCATGAAGCCAATTCCTGAAATTCAATTCATGGGTTTTGTGTTGCCGGCGATGAATCAAATCTTGGGCCACGCTGCGAGACTTCGAAACAGAACCCGCGGCCGCTTCACCGTGCCCATGGTGGTTCGCATGCCATGCGGTGGTGGCATTCACGCGCCAGAGCATCACTCCGAAAGCAGCGAAGCCTACTTCACGCACACACCTGGCTTGAAAGTGGTGATGCCGTCAACGCCTCATGACATGAAGGGGTTGTTGCTGGCCTCCATTGAAGATCCGGACACCGTTTTGTTTTTGGAGCACAAGCGCATTTACCGCGCTGTGAAAGGTGAAGTAGCAGAAAACTACTACACCATCCCACTGGGAAAAGCAGACGTGGTGTGCAAAGGAACAGATCTCACCATTGTTACTTGGGGCTACATGCGCCATCTTTCAGAGCGAGTTGCAGCAGAACTTGCAGAACAAAATGTTTCAGTTGAAGTGATCGACCTTCGAACTTTGGCGCCTTTTGATGAAGAAGCTATTCTTACGTCAGTGGCGAAAACAGGGCGTTTGCTGGTAGTGCACGAAGCACCACGAAATTGTGGTCTTGGTGCCGAAATTTGTTCTTTGGTCTGCGAAAAAGCCATCTACTCCTTAAAAGCAGCTCCCAAGCGGGTTACCGGCTACGACATTACCATGCCGCTGCCAAAGGGTGAAGATTTGTACATCCCCAGTGAAGAGCGCATTGTGCACGCTATTCAGCAAATCCTGAGCGAATAGGCTTGTTTTTCATTCAGTTGACGTTTGGGCCGCAAGTCGCTAAGTACTGCCGCCTATACAAAAATCATAAAAATAAGGAGAAGTTATGTTTGAGTTTAAATTCCCAGATGTTGGCGAAGGCATTAGCGAAGGCGTGTTGGTAAAATGGTGCGTGAAAGAAGGCGACACCGTAAAAGAAGACCAAGTTTTGGCTGAAGTGGAAACCGACAAAGCTGTAGTTGAAATTCCTTCCCCAAAAGCGGGAAAAATTGCAAAACTTCATGCCCAAGAAAATACCGAAATTAAAGTTGGTCAGGTGATTGTAAGCATCGAGGAATAATCCTTTGGCAGAGAAAAAAAACAGCGGACCTACCGTGGTAGGAAGTGTGAGTGATGAGCTCTTTGCAGAAAAGAGCTTTTCTGCTTTCAAAAAGCCAACACTTTCGCGAGCTCCAGAATTTGGCTCTGGCCTCTTGGCCTTGCCCCGCGTGCGAAAGCTGGCGCGCGAACGCAATATTGATCTCGAAAAAATAAAAGGCACAGGCCCCGGCGGCATCATTCGCGAAGAGGATTTGGGATAGTTTTTTTATCTCCTCTCCCTAAGGGAGAGGATTAAGGTGAGGGTGACAGCTTTTCAACATGGAACTTTTCTTCCTCCCCTTACTCCCCTCCCGCTAGGAGGGGAAACTTGAATCGAGAAGAATTGTCTGAAGCAACAAAAGTTAAAAAGAGGAAGATATGTCAGAAATAACAAAAGACGAATTTGGTGCAGTAGAAAAAACTCCTTTCATTGGCATTCGCAAAAGCATTGCGAAGCGCTTGAAGATGACCACCACTGCTGTGGCCATGGTAACGCACTTTGATTTTGCCGATGTCACTGAAGTGGCAACACTTCGTGCAGAAATGAAGGCAAGCGGCAAAGCTATCAGCTATATGCCTTTCATCATCAAGGCAGTTACGAATGCACTTTCAGAAGAGCAGCATAAAATTATTAATTCAGAACTCGACGAAGAAAATGGCAGCATTCTTTTCAAACGTTATTTCAATGTGGGCATTGCCGTGGATACCGAGCGCGGGCTGATGGTGCCGGTGATTCAGCATGCCGATAAGCTTTCGCTTGAAGAACTTGGTCAGTCGCTAAGTTCCATTGCCGAACGCGCGCGCAGCCGCACGATTAAGCTGGAAGAAATGCGCGGCGGCACCTTTACCATTTCAAACGTGGGCGCAGTTGGCGGCGCCTTTTCAACGCCCATCATGAACTATCCTCAAGCGGCTATTTTGGGCTTGGGCAAAATCACCGATGAAGCCATGGTGAAAAATGGCCAAATCGTCATCGGCAAGCGTTTGCCACTCTTCCTTTCCTTCGACCACCGCCTCATAGACGGAGCCGACGCCGGCCGCTTCCTCAATGCCATCATAGCTTCGCTCGCTGAACCGAAAAATTTGATGAAATAATTTTTCGCCTTGCAATCTCTTTTGTTTAGAGGTGAAGCTGCTTGCCGAGCAGTTCATCTTTCATCGCTTTAACCAGAGGAGAGAGTATGACAGTCGCTTTGCCTGCAGTTCCTTTTGCACATTTTGTTCAAGTTTCAAGCCTTGGTGCGCAGTTTTCGCAGATAAATACAGAGGGACATTCGGCAGCTCGATCCCTGGCCTTTTTTTCCAGAGCACCAATGGTAGCGGATGGTGTTACCGCGAAAGGGCCTATGTTTAGGAAATGTCGCTTGCTTGATAGTAGGACGGGGGAAAGGCTGCCTGCTTCGGAAGCAGTGTTTAAAGGCATTACCGCTCGGCAGTTTAAGAATGGAGTAGGAAATGTAATTTCAAAGAGAATCCGAATGATAGACTTGACACCGGGAACCAGCGAAACCTTTGCACATATGCTTCGTGAATTTTCGTTACCAGAATTCTACAGAGTTATTGACGTTGCTCGAAGTTTTGAAGTGGGCGCGTTACATGCGGTGGGGCAGGCGAATGGAGTGTTCT
This is a stretch of genomic DNA from Deltaproteobacteria bacterium CG11_big_fil_rev_8_21_14_0_20_42_23. It encodes these proteins:
- the pdhA gene encoding pyruvate dehydrogenase (acetyl-transferring) E1 component subunit alpha — its product is MNIFDYDPREGKVFQILSETAQLLTKKCPLSTDQLKTLYSDMCVARALDDKAFLLQRQGRLGTFPQLKGAEAIQIGAATAMKKEDWLVPSYREIGMMYKRGVPFSNAWLFWQGNEIGAKFPDDVKVAPIAVPVGSQLLHAVGIAWAAKLKGEKLSVIACCGDGATSEGEVHEAFNFAGVYQLPIVFLVSNNQFAISVSRKNQTASKTIAEKAYGYGYAGVQVDGMDALAMHEATTQALHHARAGNGPVLLEALTYRLCDHTTADDAKIYQDQCEKEKWMEKDGVKRLKTYLEREKIWTAADEENLQSLATQEVEKTVKALEACPGQTPEEIFGHTFEQMTPRLAEQLEDLKQFHSSP
- a CDS encoding alpha-ketoacid dehydrogenase subunit beta codes for the protein MPIRTNIQAVNEALHLAMEREKNIVLLGEDVGKLGGVFRATQGLQKTFGEDRVMDTPLAEAGIIGASIGLAMNGMKPIPEIQFMGFVLPAMNQILGHAARLRNRTRGRFTVPMVVRMPCGGGIHAPEHHSESSEAYFTHTPGLKVVMPSTPHDMKGLLLASIEDPDTVLFLEHKRIYRAVKGEVAENYYTIPLGKADVVCKGTDLTIVTWGYMRHLSERVAAELAEQNVSVEVIDLRTLAPFDEEAILTSVAKTGRLLVVHEAPRNCGLGAEICSLVCEKAIYSLKAAPKRVTGYDITMPLPKGEDLYIPSEERIVHAIQQILSE